TTTGTATGGAGACTTTGAAAAAATCAGCAAATGGATTGTACCGTCATTTTGCGCAGATCAATACGATTCACAATTTCTCAAACGGGTATGCTTTATCCGGCGGATCCTTTGAGCTAGGAGTCAATGAAGCCTGTTTTTGGTTCTATCATATCATTTGTGAGAACCAGGACTTTTTAAGTTCTTTTGTTTTTCAGAACTGGACCCTGAAAAAAGTCGGCGGTCATGAATATTTGATTGTTGTAAGAGATGAGAAAGGTGCTATGATTTATTCCCAGGTATTTATTAATTCAGAATTTATGTTTGATGAATTAATTGTTCTGGTGGTTAAAAGATTAATACTTTTACCATCGGAGTTCCAGTATTATCAGACGTCTGCACAGAAAAATCAACCATTCAGTATTAAAAAGATGTCAAGCGAAGAATTCTGTTTTTCATTTAATTAATGTGCATACTTATTCTAGATCTTTTGTTTAAATAAGTTTTTAATTTCCGGAAAGCTTGAACACGTTATTCACTCAGGCTGTCCGGAGATAAAGGAGGGTCCCGTTATACGGATGCTTTAAACACTGCAGAAATAAGGTGTCCTTCGTCGTTCTGAGTTCTTACAGTCTGTTTTTCAATAAAGTATTATAGAACTATCTGGACAATTGAGAATACGCAATTCTCCTGAAGAAAGATTAATATCTCCTTCTACAAAAAGATTATATTTCTCATAATTAATATAATCTTTTGATTATCTAATATTTCTATATCTCCTTTAATAAGGCCATAACTCTGAGTGCCAACACCTACAATTTCATTACCTATAGCTAATCTTTCTAATTTTATGGTAGTACCGGCTTTTTATAATGTAATATGCTCCTATAACGGCTCCTACAGCGGTTAGCCTTTTGGCAGTCTGTCGTTTAGCTCTTGAATATCTTTTCGAATTTCTAAGAACATATCTTTTAGATTATAGTTTTCAAGCCGATCCGGTTCAAAATCTTCGGGAAAAATGCCAGAAGCATATTGCCAGACTTCAATAATTTCTCCTAAGGAAATATCATAAGGTTTATAAAATGAATTGTCGGCAGCAACAGTAATTGATTTTTTATTTCTGGAGCTAAATCTTTTATAAGAAATCCCGTCATTTAAAGTCACAAAAACATAGCTTTTATTTGGTTTCAGGTCATCAATATGTTCAACGTATTTCCCGATAATATAGGAACCGTCCTTAAAGGGTGGCATAGAATCTCCCTGAGCCGGAAAAGCCCTGTACTTTCCGCCAGTCAGAAATGGGAGTGTAATTCTTTGTAAATTTTCAATGTATTCCGGGTCGCTGTATCCGGATAAATAACCCATGGATGCTTTCTGAGGAATAATTTCAATACTATTGTTTCCTAATTGATCTACCACAACAGGTAAAACAATTCTGTTGTCCGGAAGTTTCAATACATCTTCCAGCGGATATTTTCTGATATCCACGGTAAGAAGCAGATCAATACTCAGATTGAAATATTTTGACATTCTGATGAGCAGCTCATAAGGAGCTTCCGAACGTCCATCTTCATATTTTGAATAACGTACTCTGCTCATTAAAATTTGATCCGCAAGCTCTTGCTGAGATAAATTTTTCTGAGTCCTTAAAAACCTGATGTTATCTGAAAAAATTGACATTGATACAAATTGTATCTACAAATATAGGAAAAAAGATACAAATAGTATCTAATTTTGTAACGTGAACCGAGCAATTGTACATATGGATCTGGATGCATTTTTTGTATCCTGTGAAAGGCTAAATAATTCTAAACTTGACGGAATCCCTCTAATCATAGGAGGTGGAGACCGTGGAGTAGTCGCTTCATGCTCTTACGAAGCCAGAAAGTTTGGGGTTCGCTCGGCAATGCCGATAAGAATGGCGCTCAGGTTATGCCCCGATGCCAAAGTGATTCGTGGAGATTATGAACTGTATTCCAATTTATCCCATTTGGTAACAGAGGTTATTCAGGAAAAAGTTCCGGTTATGGAAAAAGCGAGCATCGACGAATTCTATCTGGATCTTACGGGAATGGATAAATTTTTTGGATGCTACCAATGGACTCAGGAAATTGCTGCAGCCGTAAAAAAAGAAGCCGGGCTTCCGATAAGTTTTGCCCTGTCTGCCAATAAAACCGTTTCCAAAATCGGAACCGGAGAATCTAAACCTGTGGGAAGATTAGAGATTAAAGAACTTGAAATTAAGCCTTTTTTAAATCCATTATCGGTAAAGAAAATTCCGATGGTTGGAGAAAAAACTTTTCAATTGCTGTCCAGAATAGGAATAAGAACCATTCATACATTGTCGGAAATGCCCGTGTTGGTTTTGCAACAAATGATTGGACTTAACGGAAAAGAACTTTGGAAAAAGGCGAATGGAATTGACGAAAATCCGGTGGTTCCTTATTCTGAAAGAAAATCAATTTCAACAGAAAGAACCTTTACAACAGATACAATGGATATGATCGAATTAAAAAGACTGATATCCGGAATGGCTGAAAAGTTAGCCTATCAATTAAGACAGGAGAAATGGCTGACTTCAACAGTGGTTATTAAAATTCGGTATGCCAATTTCGATACGGAAACCAAACAGATCAGAGTTACCTACACCTCTGCAGATCATACCTTATCAAGGGTTGCCTTAGAGCTTTTTACTAAAATCTATACCAGAAGAATGCGCCTTCGGCTGGTGGGTTTACGCTTTACCGATTTGGTACACGGTAACCATCAAATGAATTTATTTGAAGATACAGAAGAGCAAATGAATTTATACCAGACGATGGATCAAATTAAAAATCGTTTTGGAGCGGGTGCCGTGGGCAGGGCTTCAGGATTTGATTTTGGAAAATAAATTTTTAAATTCTTACACCATGTATCTCAACTGTCATTCTTTTCACAGCCTTCGTTACGGTACTTTATCGATAGAAGAATTGGTACAGCAGGCACATTCTCTGGGCATTAAAGAATTAGTGCTAACGGATATCAATACCATTACTGCGATTTATGATTTTAAGAAAGAATGCGAAAAAGCAGGAATTAAACCTATCGCCGGCATTGAAGTCAGAAAAGAAAATAAGCTGCTTTATATTGCTGTTGCAAAAGAGTTCTCCGGAATTGGCGAAGTGAATCAGGTTTTAACAGATTACAATTGTCACGGAGCTGAACTTTCTGAAATGGCTCCCCCATTTAAAAATGTTTTTATTATTTATCCCATAGATAATATGCCTTTAAGGCTAAAAGAAAATGAGTTTATTGGAGTTCGGGAAGAAGAATTGAATCTATTAATCCGGCCTGAATTTAAAATGCTGATTCCTAAAATGGTGATTGTTCATCCGGTTACTTTTCATACTCAGAAAGAATATAATCTTCATAAAATCTTAAGAGCTATAGATCATAACACCTTATTGTCCAAATTGTCTGAGCAGGAGGTTTGCAGGAAATCGGAATATTTTAAATCCGAAGATGCAATTATTACGACTTTTCAAAGATATCCGCAAATCATAAAGACTACAAAAAAACTGCTGCAGGCCTGCCACTTCGAATTTGATTTTGAAAAAGTAAAGAATAAACAATACTATACAAAATCCAAAGAATCTGATGTTAAGCTTTTGAGAAGATTAGCCTATTTAGGATTAGAAAAACGGTATGGAAAAGATCATGAAATCGCAAGACTAAGAGTAGAGAAAGAACTAAAAGTGATTGACGAACTCAACTTTTGTTCTTATTTTTTGATTACGTGGGATATTGTACGATACAGCAATAGAATGGGGTTTATGCATGTCGGACGCGGAAGCGGAGCCAATTCCATCGTCAGTTACTGCATCGGCATTACCGATATATGCCCATTGGAGCTTGATCTGTATTTT
The sequence above is a segment of the Chryseobacterium sp. MYb264 genome. Coding sequences within it:
- a CDS encoding DUF6876 family protein → METLKKSANGLYRHFAQINTIHNFSNGYALSGGSFELGVNEACFWFYHIICENQDFLSSFVFQNWTLKKVGGHEYLIVVRDEKGAMIYSQVFINSEFMFDELIVLVVKRLILLPSEFQYYQTSAQKNQPFSIKKMSSEEFCFSFN
- a CDS encoding XRE family transcriptional regulator — encoded protein: MSIFSDNIRFLRTQKNLSQQELADQILMSRVRYSKYEDGRSEAPYELLIRMSKYFNLSIDLLLTVDIRKYPLEDVLKLPDNRIVLPVVVDQLGNNSIEIIPQKASMGYLSGYSDPEYIENLQRITLPFLTGGKYRAFPAQGDSMPPFKDGSYIIGKYVEHIDDLKPNKSYVFVTLNDGISYKRFSSRNKKSITVAADNSFYKPYDISLGEIIEVWQYASGIFPEDFEPDRLENYNLKDMFLEIRKDIQELNDRLPKG
- the dinB gene encoding DNA polymerase IV is translated as MNRAIVHMDLDAFFVSCERLNNSKLDGIPLIIGGGDRGVVASCSYEARKFGVRSAMPIRMALRLCPDAKVIRGDYELYSNLSHLVTEVIQEKVPVMEKASIDEFYLDLTGMDKFFGCYQWTQEIAAAVKKEAGLPISFALSANKTVSKIGTGESKPVGRLEIKELEIKPFLNPLSVKKIPMVGEKTFQLLSRIGIRTIHTLSEMPVLVLQQMIGLNGKELWKKANGIDENPVVPYSERKSISTERTFTTDTMDMIELKRLISGMAEKLAYQLRQEKWLTSTVVIKIRYANFDTETKQIRVTYTSADHTLSRVALELFTKIYTRRMRLRLVGLRFTDLVHGNHQMNLFEDTEEQMNLYQTMDQIKNRFGAGAVGRASGFDFGK